Genomic DNA from Phyllopteryx taeniolatus isolate TA_2022b chromosome 10, UOR_Ptae_1.2, whole genome shotgun sequence:
CAGACCTCTTCATCGATAAGTTCAAGTTCAAAGGACAGAATGTGAAAGCCAAAGTGTCGTCGCTCTTGGAGATCCTGGATAGTTACGATTTAAATTCATTATTAGACTTTTTCAATGAGGCTTAATCATGTGAGatagttttatattttgtgtgtatatttaagCAATTATGATTATGTTTCTCTTTATAGATGTGAACTCATGTCACTCCCACGTATGatgtaatatattattttcataCTACTTGGTGTGATGAATAAACCACTATATTGATGTTTTTTGCATACTTTAAATGATAAATAAGGCACAGTAATTTGACTATTCTACCACTAcactactttatttttattagctGGATGttggctccccccccccccaatttcaATTGCtgcacaactttattttttaaatcagattaaaCAATTCCATGAATTATGACATTGTGAAATGTGTGTGCTTAATGGTTGAAAAACATCTTTATtataattcaaacatttttattttgttcaattaTGAATTCACTATATACTATTCTTGTTACTGgaagtttttagttttttttctaaattgtttTCACTCATTCAGGTTGTATAGACTCCTCTTCCTGGCACTCAAATAAACCAGTTTCACATTTTCCGATCAATTTTAGTGTCGTTTAATCCACAGTGTCACTACTTTAACCTTGTTAACATTGTTTCGTCTCTCATTTGCCCACTACCTACCCTATgaactttaatattatttttaatctaaTACAAATGTCTGTCACATACGATTGCCTTTCAATTGCGAACCGGTATTGAATAAGTAATCAAATCGATTGTCCCCGCTCGTTTGCCGTCGACGTGCGTACGTCACCCAGACGGCgagctgtgattggtccgtttcaATCCTCGCGGGCTGCTTGAATGAGAGAAAAGCAAGTGCAGGGACGAGCGAGTTTAGTGTGGCAGGCAACTCATAAAGGCGGCAGCGGGCGGCGAGTCACCTTGTCTTGCAGGTTGGTGGGACTTCCAAGCTATGGCGCCCTGAAAAGTGTTCGCAGACATTTGAAACGACAGCGTTGCTCGTGTTGTGGCTTTCTTGCCTCCCCCGAGTACTTGTTGCTCTTTGAACTGCTTGGGTTTCGGTTGCTTACGGCGCAGTTATCTCGCTTGTAACGTTAAACTCTGTGTTGTCTTTGATatcgctgcaaaaaaaaaaaaaaaaaaaaagggggtggggggaaagaGAGCAACGGCTGCACTTAACTGCTAGTTTTAGGGGTGCAGGAGTGGAGGCCAAGTCGAAGCATGTCGGGTGCAAGCCGTAGCCGAACCAGCGAGCTCCACAACCAGGAGAACACGCAGGCAAGACTGCGAGGCTCGCTGAAGCCCCGGTCGGCCGCCGCGGAGAACCAGGAGAATGTTCCGCCGCAGCCGGCGGCCCCCAGGACCGTGCTGGGGGCCCTGCATAACAACCAGACGAGCCAGCGCGCCCTCAAGCAGGTCAGTTGGTCTCGCCGATCCCTTGTTGTAGCCTGGCTAGCCAGTTAGCTTGCGTGCTAAGCGAGATGTGCTAAATATAGCGTtttcttctgttgttttttttttgtttttggtttttttttaaaataatttttggaggcAACGCTGTTACACAAATGCGCTCAAATCAAATTGACTGTTTAACTCTTACACGGTGATGGTTATTAACGTCAAAATGCGTTTCGTAGTCGCCCGAGCCGATTAATTAACCTTACCCGGTTTGTCCGCCATTTTAAAAACTTTACCGTTTAACTTTGCAGTATAAAGtatttttaagtaaaataaaaaaataattaaaaagtgtTGAATTTCAAAAGCAGACCATCAATGCCactcttattttaaaaactcattaaatgccacttttttttaaattaaagtttaGATTTTGACCCCTTTTTTAATAAGCCCTAAATTATACTTGTACAAACTATGGTCTTAAAGtgagcagggcacatactgatCGCCATGCGTTCTTTTCCCAATGTCATATTAGAACAATCAATGCttctaattttttatttttttttttcagtccaaAATTGTTAAAATGGTAAACTATAATACTCTAGTGTTTTAAAATAGACTGCATCACTTTGACACAATGCAATTTTAACTCAACACTGTGCATTTTTAGAACAGTTACATtaatgttaattttttaaaatcacaaagCTCTTAGAGTGAAATATTTGtagaattttaatttttttaaaatctattaaaacattaatttaacaAGAAAATAACCTATTGGAACAGTGATCTCTTCATGGCCCAGAAAGCAGAGAATAAGTTGTCATAACAATAGAATGTATGAtgtacaaaagagaaaatatttatGAGAACACACTAGAACTACTAAAAACGTATTTCGATAACTACGTCAACCCAAAATGAGCATTGAATTCTTACCAAATGGCTGGCTAGCAAATGATAACACAACGAGGAAGATTTACAAAGTCGGTGAGCTTCTAAAGTGCTACACGTCAGAACAGGAGCGACAATATAAGCGTTGCTCTTATGCTAAATTCTGCTTCACAGGACTCCTCACAGCCCCTGCCCTTGAAAAATGAAGACTTCTGCAAAGTCTCAAAGCCTTCCGCCTTCCAGATACACGTGGACCCGCCCACCGACGCCTGTGTCAAGAAGCAGTGCAACGGTGGTGCCGCCGTCAAGGTCCAAGAGCTCCCAGAGGACTCTCCGCTGAAGATAGACCATGCCGTCGCCCGCCTGCGCCAGCCTCTGGCCACACTCGACATCCCCGTGGCGCCCATGGACATCAGTTTTGGTGGGTTGCTTGATCGAAAGTGTTCAAAATGATGCTTTCCCGTGCACTACGTCACTCACGTGGGATTTCCCTTCCAAGGCTCTCCCATGGACATGTCCGTGGTCGAGGGCGAGGAGAAGACTTTCGATGTCACGGAGGTGCCCGAATATGCCGCAGAGATTCACAcctatttgagggaaatggagGTGAGACGTTGCACGGCGGCCTTACTGCCTGTTGCACATCCAGAGGATGAGTCCAGTCCGTTTTATCAAGGTCGCTCACCTGATCCCCTGGAATTTAGCTGATTTACGGTAATgtttatctatgccagcgggacgtagtgacaggcagaataagCAATTGCTCTTCCACTAAATGGCAGAAGGTCCAGTTAACCGCTTTAGTTGCCTCCTGCTGTTCTTTCATCAGAATAATAGTTTGCAGAATAATAATTTCACACAATAAATTTGGGAGTACTGTAAATTGCTGAAAAGTTTGGAGCCCCTGGTTTTAAATGACACAGCCGAACACCTCCACAGGTCAAGTGCCAGCCCCGATCGGGCTACATGAGGAAGCAGCCCGACATCACCAGCAGCATGCGCGCCATCCTGGTGGACTGGCTGGTCGAGGTGGGCGAGGAGTACAAGCTCCAGAGCGAGACTCTCTATCTGGCCGTCAATTACATCGACCGCTTCCTGTCGTCCATGTCGGTGCTGCGCGGCAAGTTGCAGCTGGTGGGCACCGCTGCCATGCTGCTGGCCTCGTAAGTTGAGTTTCGTCACTCCTGGCCGTTATCGCTGTCCCGTAACGTCGCTTTTCCCACACGTGCGCGCAGCAAATTCGAGGAGATCTACCCCCCGGAGGTGTCGGAGTTTGTCTACATCACGGACGACACCTACACAAAGAAGCAGGTGTTGAGGATGGAGCAGCTGGTGCTCAAAGTGCTCTCCTTTGACCTGGCGGCGCCCACCATCAACCAGTTCCTCACTCAGTACTTCCTGCACCATGCTGCCAGCAAGCAGGTGGAGAGCCTCGCCATGGTGAGCGCCAAATGGCCGCCGAAATGATTTACGTGTCATTTTAGTACAAAAGGTTGAAGCAAAATGTACCTCAGGGATTGTTTTTCGGACTTTTGTCACTGCAAACTAGTTGTTTGTCTTAACACGGTATTGTGATAAAGCATTGGTCGAATAAGAATTAAATGGATAAATTTTCGCAGAGCTCTGGGGCTGCAATATTGCGCTCTGCTCTCGACCCGAATTAACGTCAAGTGTAATTGCCAACGTCGCGTGACCAAAGCAGGATAGCCGGCCACCTGTGAATGCTGCAGGTTGACGGTCGACCCCGTAGTTCTATTTAGCGCAGCATACACGGGGAACCTGATTTCCGGGGttggcttcccccccccccccccctttttcttttcttaatgtTAATGACTGGTTTTGATTGCACAATGTTGTCAGCAGGGTTTCCTTACCCTTTTTAAGACTTGAAAAATCCTTGTAACAGGCCTAAGTAAAGATTTCCATAAATCTGTGCAGCCAGAAAACTTGAGGAGAGactttatatttgtttaaattatatttaaataattgtgGCTTGTTTATGCAGTTTATAATTTGCAGAATTTCAGTTGGCTCTATGTAGATGGACATTAAAAATCAACTGCATTTGAATAACATTTCCACTGAATTAAGGTTGCTATTACCACCTTTTTATAATGGTAATTGCATAAAAAGATGAATGGGGCAAAAGTTAGAAACCATATCAAAATTAGCCAAATGCACAGAAAATGAGATTTGGTATAAATTTTAACATTGATTGTTTTGGTGGGCGAAGGAAGCAGTTATGTGATTTTAAATTTATAGTGACAATATTTTGGCCACAGTATCTTGGTGAGCTCAGCCTGGTGGATTCTGACCCCTTCCTGAAGTACCGTCCTTCCCAGACTGCAGCCGCCGCCTACATCCTGGCCAACAGCACCATCACTGGTGCATCATGGGTATGCGTTtagtgttgaaaataaatcaattgccGCTGCTGTGGCGCAACTGTGACGCGACGCTTGTTGC
This window encodes:
- the ccna2 gene encoding cyclin-A2 is translated as MSGASRSRTSELHNQENTQARLRGSLKPRSAAAENQENVPPQPAAPRTVLGALHNNQTSQRALKQDSSQPLPLKNEDFCKVSKPSAFQIHVDPPTDACVKKQCNGGAAVKVQELPEDSPLKIDHAVARLRQPLATLDIPVAPMDISFGSPMDMSVVEGEEKTFDVTEVPEYAAEIHTYLREMEVKCQPRSGYMRKQPDITSSMRAILVDWLVEVGEEYKLQSETLYLAVNYIDRFLSSMSVLRGKLQLVGTAAMLLASKFEEIYPPEVSEFVYITDDTYTKKQVLRMEQLVLKVLSFDLAAPTINQFLTQYFLHHAASKQVESLAMYLGELSLVDSDPFLKYRPSQTAAAAYILANSTITGASWPKSLVEKTGYTLSQLRPCVEDLHRVYLNAPQHAQQSVREKYKTSKHHEVSAIEPPTTLQFD